DNA sequence from the candidate division KSB1 bacterium genome:
ACATTATTCAGCTGTTCAGCTTTGCCACGGGTGAGATAAAGACTTTTTTAGAGCTGGAGGACTCAACATCAATATTTGGTATGGGTCTTTCTATTTCTCCGGATTCCCGAGCAATTCTACTCACAACCGTTGATCGTTATGAAAGCGACCTTTATTTGATTGAGAATTTTCGGTGAGTTATTCGAATTAAAGGTTCAACATGATTGGAAGACGATTCTGCATTACACCCGTGAGATAAAAACTTTAGGCATGAAGCTCAAATGCGACGTTGCCACTAAATTGCCGCACTTAAATTAAGATGCTAAACTTGATGGAGTTACAGGCAAATGGATGAAAAAAAATCAAAGAAAAGCATTGACCGGCGGAGCTTTCTGCGCACCACCGCTGCCGCGGGAGCAGGACTGCTTATTGCGCCCGTGGTGCTGGGACAGAAAAGAAGCAAAATTTCAAACGACTTGAATATTGGAATAATAGGAGTTGGCGCTCAGGGACAGGTTTTGTTGAATGCCGGCCTTAAAATGCCGAATGTCCGCTTTAAGGCAGTTTGTGACATTTGGAAAGATTACAATCTGAAACGAGCCGTCGGATTGCTGGGAAAGTATGGTCATGATCCTAGCGCTTATGAAGATTATCGGGAAATGCTCGCGCAGGAGAAGGATCTTGACGGCGTTATCATTGCCACCCCGGACTTTTGGCACGCGCAGCATACGGTCGATTGTCTAAGAGCCGGATTGCATGTTTATTGTGAAAAGGAAATGTCTAACACGCTGGAAGGGGCTCGGAGGATAGTGCGTGCTGCCAGAGAGACCGGCAAGCTTCTGCAGATCGGCCATCAGCGCCGCAGCAATCCCCGCTACCTGCACTGCTACAACAAACTGATTAAGGAGGCCAAAATTCTTGGCCGCATCACCACTATCAATGGCCAGTGGAACCGCGCCGTGCAGCCGGACCTCGGCTGGCCAAAAAAATATGCGATCACCCCGGCCACGTTACAAAAGTATGGATTCAATTCCATGCATCAATATCGCAATTGGCGCTGGTATCGTAACCTGGGCGGAGGTCCCATTGTTGACTTAGGCTCGCATCAAATAGATATTTTCAATTGGTTCCTGCAGGCCCAGCCAAAATCCGTCATGGCCAGCGGCGGCACGGACTACTACGATAAAAAAACCCACGAATGGTATGACACCGTTTTAGCCATTTATGAATATGAAACCGCACAGGGGAAAGTCAGGGCTTTTTATCAGACAATTACCACCAACAGCAGCGAAGGTTATTTTGAGAATTTTCTTGGCGACCAGGCCACTCTTCATATTTCGGAGTCTGCCGGCAGGGGCGGCATTTATCGTGAACCGGCCGCGCCGGAATGGAGCAAATGGGTGGATATGGGTTACTTGGCTGCACCGGAAGTAGAGAATACACAGGAGACCGGCGCGGTGTTGGACGTCCGTGAGACGGTGGTACCGCCCCAACATCGGTTGCCAATTGTGTTCAATGATCCTTACCATAAGCCGCATCTGGAAAATTTTTTCGATGCAATTCGAGGCGAGGCCAAGCTCAACTGTCCCGAGGATATCGGTTATGAAACGGCGGTAACAGTCTTAAAAGTCAATGAGGCTGTGAAAACCGGTAGAAAACTAAAATTTAAACCAGGAGAGTTCAGAATTTAATGACAACTACCAGACTTGTTGTCCTGATGTTCATCTCGACGAGCATTTACACGATTCAAGTTCCTGCTCAAGAGACTAAACTCGGCGATGTCAGCGATGGCAATCGTTCGATTCCCGTTCATCTCATAAACTTGTATGATGAAGAGGGTTCTTTAATCAGGCCTGGGGATGAACCCATGCTGCCCTTTTCCACCAAGCAGACCTGTCTTCCCTGTCATAATTACGCGAAGATTAGCTCGGGTTGGCATTTTAACGCTGCTGATCCAAATGCTCATCCCGGTCGTCGTGGACAACCCTGGATTCTTGCGGATCGAACCACGGCTACGCAACTGCCCCTGTCTTATCGGAATTGGACCGGAGCTTATCAACCCGATGATTTGGGAATCACCCCCTTGCAGTTTATCCAACGGTTTGGCCGACACATGCCGGGAGGCAGTATTGGCGATGATGAAGATAGGCAGGCCCCGGAAAATGTTATGCGCTGGTGGGTCTCCGGCAAGCTTGAAGTCAACTGTTTGAGTTGCCATGATGCCGAACAGGGCCACGATCAGGCTGAATTCGACACCCAAATTAGGAAACAGAACTTTCGCTGGTCTGCCAGCGCCACCAGCGGTTTCGCTACAGTTCGCGGTTCGGCGAAAGACATGCCGGATAATTACAGCATCTACGGTTCATTGCTGGATGACGGCAGAAAAATCCCCCCGTCCGTAGCGTATGACAAAACTAGATTGAATACACAAGGGAAGGTTTTGTTCAATATTGTGCGCCAGGTTCCCAATGAGCGGTGTTACTTTTGTCATTCGACCAAAGTTATCACTGACGAGTCGGAACGGTGGGAATTCGACGAAGATGTTCATCTTGTTGCGGGCATGAAATGCGTGGACTGTCATCGTAACGGTCTCGATCATGACATGGTTCGAGGCTATCAAGGTGAGGCTGAGGAATATGACAAACCGGGCGCCGCAACCCTAACTTGTAAAGGCTGTCACCTGGGAGAGGATTTATCGGAGAGTCCGAGCGCGGGTCGTTTGGGCGCACGCATACCGAAACATGTGGGGATTCCGCCCCTTCATTTTCGTAAATTGACCTGTACTTCCTGTCACTCGGGTCCCTGGCCGGAAGAAAATGCATACAACATTAAGACTTCAAGGGCACACGCGCTTGGAACGCATCGCGTCAATAGGTCTGACGAGGCGCTGCCTCATATTGTAGCCCCGATTTTCGTTGAACAGGAAGATGGAAAAGTTGCGCCGCACAAAATGTTCTGGCCGGCCTTCTGGGCGCAGGTGGAAGGAGCCACTATCAAGCCACTCGA
Encoded proteins:
- a CDS encoding Gfo/Idh/MocA family oxidoreductase — encoded protein: MDEKKSKKSIDRRSFLRTTAAAGAGLLIAPVVLGQKRSKISNDLNIGIIGVGAQGQVLLNAGLKMPNVRFKAVCDIWKDYNLKRAVGLLGKYGHDPSAYEDYREMLAQEKDLDGVIIATPDFWHAQHTVDCLRAGLHVYCEKEMSNTLEGARRIVRAARETGKLLQIGHQRRSNPRYLHCYNKLIKEAKILGRITTINGQWNRAVQPDLGWPKKYAITPATLQKYGFNSMHQYRNWRWYRNLGGGPIVDLGSHQIDIFNWFLQAQPKSVMASGGTDYYDKKTHEWYDTVLAIYEYETAQGKVRAFYQTITTNSSEGYFENFLGDQATLHISESAGRGGIYREPAAPEWSKWVDMGYLAAPEVENTQETGAVLDVRETVVPPQHRLPIVFNDPYHKPHLENFFDAIRGEAKLNCPEDIGYETAVTVLKVNEAVKTGRKLKFKPGEFRI